One region of Epilithonimonas zeae genomic DNA includes:
- a CDS encoding UDP-N-acetylmuramoyl-L-alanyl-D-glutamate--2,6-diaminopimelate ligase has protein sequence MILQNLLQRITVLEAIGTLEREVSELVFDSRKVVENSLYVALKGTVSDGHSYINQSIEKGARVIVCEDLPSEINDEITYLRVKDSSKTLGHLASNFYGNPSQKLNLIGVTGTNGKTSVTTLLFDIFKNLGYQSVLISTVEYRIGDEIIPSTHTTPDVIRLNQILAKAVEIGCEYAFMEVSSHGISQDRIEGLHFKIAGFTNITHDHLDYHKTFQNYIYAKKRFFDELEDSAVAITNADDKNGLVMLQNTKAKKKTFALKTMADFHGKVLEIDFNGMLLNFNNKEFWTTLTGKFNAYNLLLAYGIALELGMDETEVLQAISVLQRVNGRFETIKSDSGIFFVVDYSHTPDALENVLDSINEIRTKNERLICVFGCGGDRDKTKRPEMGDIATKKSTLAIITSDNPRTEDPIQIIKEIEAGVQPQNFSKYTSIPDRREAIKMAIKFAEPKDIVVVAGKGHETYQEINGVKHHFDDKETIRELLQLMGK, from the coding sequence ATGATATTACAAAATTTATTACAAAGGATTACAGTTTTAGAAGCCATCGGAACTCTTGAAAGAGAGGTTTCGGAATTGGTTTTTGACAGCAGAAAAGTTGTTGAAAATTCTTTGTATGTTGCACTGAAAGGAACTGTTTCAGATGGACATTCATACATCAATCAAAGCATTGAAAAAGGTGCAAGAGTGATTGTTTGCGAGGACTTACCTTCAGAAATTAATGATGAAATAACTTATTTAAGAGTTAAGGATTCTTCCAAAACTTTAGGACATTTAGCTTCTAATTTTTACGGAAATCCTTCTCAAAAATTAAATCTAATCGGCGTTACCGGAACTAATGGAAAAACTTCTGTAACGACATTGTTATTTGATATTTTCAAAAATCTGGGTTATCAATCCGTTTTAATTTCAACTGTTGAATATAGAATCGGAGATGAGATTATTCCTTCTACACACACAACGCCAGACGTAATTCGATTGAATCAAATACTGGCAAAAGCTGTTGAAATCGGATGTGAATATGCCTTTATGGAAGTAAGTTCTCACGGAATTTCCCAAGATAGAATCGAAGGTTTGCATTTTAAAATTGCCGGTTTTACGAATATCACGCATGACCATTTGGATTATCATAAGACTTTCCAAAATTATATCTACGCTAAGAAGAGATTCTTTGACGAGTTGGAAGATTCAGCGGTTGCAATTACAAATGCTGATGACAAAAACGGATTGGTAATGTTACAGAATACCAAAGCGAAAAAGAAGACATTTGCTTTGAAAACAATGGCAGATTTTCACGGAAAAGTTCTAGAAATTGACTTCAATGGGATGTTGCTGAACTTCAATAACAAAGAATTCTGGACAACTTTGACGGGAAAATTCAATGCTTATAATTTGCTTTTAGCTTATGGAATTGCTTTGGAATTAGGAATGGACGAAACAGAAGTTCTTCAGGCGATTTCAGTGCTTCAAAGGGTGAACGGAAGATTCGAAACGATAAAATCCGACAGCGGAATTTTCTTCGTGGTGGATTATTCGCACACGCCGGATGCATTGGAAAATGTGTTGGATAGCATCAACGAAATCAGAACCAAAAACGAAAGATTGATTTGTGTTTTCGGTTGTGGAGGCGACAGAGACAAAACCAAACGTCCGGAAATGGGCGACATCGCTACCAAAAAATCGACTTTGGCAATCATCACTTCTGACAATCCAAGAACGGAAGACCCGATACAGATTATCAAAGAAATAGAAGCTGGTGTTCAACCACAGAATTTTAGCAAATACACTTCGATTCCTGACAGAAGAGAAGCTATAAAAATGGCCATCAAATTTGCTGAACCAAAAGATATTGTTGTTGTAGCTGGAAAAGGGCACGAAACATATCAGGAAATCAATGGAGTGAAACATCATTTTGATGACAAAGAAACGATTAGGGAATTATTACAATTAATGGGAAAATAA
- a CDS encoding penicillin-binding transpeptidase domain-containing protein produces the protein MIKQPNNNYEKKRSNALKWGYLFVLGAFILFVIFLGRIMILQNTNVEEFENNYISKNYREATLKAARGNLFASDGSILATTVMRYDIYLDFKSMRDTIYSNNIGALTDSLSKMFDKPRSYFRAKLDAQNKKNNQYYLLAKGLDFDEYDRIREFPIFKKGKNKGGFIVERNFRRELATTQIGAGTIGADNGESKSGLEGAFSKFLTGIDGKRLEQKITSTQWKPIDYWKVQEPVDGQDVYTTLDLRIQDIAHSALENQLIKFDANHGSVVVMEVETGKIRAMVNLRRTDPGIYVDAYNYTVKDAQEPGSTFKTVSLLAAMDDGFIDENTKVNIGNGIWTYAGQRITDGHGGGTYDVSDVLAKSSNVGAAKIITQHYADKPEVFIDHLKKWKMFDKMQIELPGIAKPSIQTPQSKRWNKATLASLGYGYSSSFPLLQLVAFYNGIANKGKMVKPLFIDKIMKDGKVLYEANPEIMVKKMASDKAITMMTHALTKAVEKGTAKSIYTPNLKIAGKTGTARFEYWKAGPMKYQASFAGFYPADNPKYTCIVVVNQPDPSKGFYGGTVSAPVFKEIAGKTFLKTPLNVEKDLLVEHKVNLNKMTAPNVKVNVTRDSMPNLVGMIGKNVIPQLENLGYRVDYKGVGKIMGQFPAEGATIGKNQKIYLNLQN, from the coding sequence ATGATAAAGCAGCCAAATAACAATTACGAAAAAAAACGTTCCAATGCGTTGAAGTGGGGCTACCTTTTTGTTTTGGGAGCTTTCATTTTGTTTGTTATCTTTTTGGGTAGAATTATGATTCTTCAGAATACCAATGTTGAAGAATTCGAAAATAATTACATCAGCAAAAATTACCGAGAAGCAACCTTGAAAGCAGCTCGTGGAAATCTTTTCGCTTCCGATGGTTCTATCTTGGCAACAACGGTGATGCGTTATGATATCTATCTAGATTTCAAATCAATGAGAGATACGATTTACTCCAATAATATTGGTGCTTTGACAGATTCTCTTAGTAAAATGTTCGATAAGCCGAGAAGTTATTTCAGAGCGAAATTGGATGCACAAAACAAGAAAAATAATCAATATTATCTTTTAGCGAAAGGTTTGGACTTCGATGAGTATGATAGAATCCGTGAGTTTCCGATTTTCAAAAAAGGTAAAAATAAAGGAGGTTTCATCGTAGAAAGAAATTTCCGAAGAGAATTGGCAACAACGCAAATCGGAGCCGGAACCATCGGAGCTGATAATGGCGAATCAAAATCTGGTTTGGAAGGTGCTTTTAGTAAATTCTTAACCGGAATTGACGGAAAAAGATTGGAGCAAAAAATCACTTCTACACAATGGAAACCAATCGATTACTGGAAGGTTCAGGAGCCTGTTGATGGACAAGACGTTTATACAACTTTGGATTTGAGGATTCAAGATATTGCACATTCCGCATTGGAAAATCAACTCATCAAATTCGATGCGAATCACGGAAGTGTTGTTGTAATGGAAGTTGAAACTGGGAAAATCCGTGCGATGGTTAATCTTAGAAGAACTGATCCGGGAATCTATGTTGATGCTTACAATTATACTGTGAAAGATGCGCAGGAGCCAGGTTCTACATTCAAAACAGTGTCACTTTTGGCAGCGATGGACGATGGTTTTATTGATGAAAATACGAAAGTCAACATCGGAAACGGAATCTGGACTTACGCAGGACAAAGAATCACAGATGGTCACGGCGGCGGAACTTATGATGTAAGTGATGTCTTGGCGAAATCAAGTAATGTTGGAGCGGCTAAAATAATTACGCAACATTACGCTGATAAGCCGGAAGTTTTCATAGACCATCTTAAAAAATGGAAGATGTTTGATAAAATGCAAATCGAACTTCCAGGAATTGCAAAACCATCGATTCAGACACCTCAAAGCAAACGTTGGAACAAAGCGACTTTGGCTTCGTTGGGTTATGGATATTCTTCAAGCTTTCCATTATTACAATTGGTTGCTTTCTATAATGGAATTGCGAATAAAGGGAAAATGGTAAAACCGCTTTTCATTGATAAAATAATGAAAGATGGTAAGGTTCTTTACGAAGCCAATCCTGAAATCATGGTTAAAAAAATGGCTTCGGATAAAGCGATTACGATGATGACGCACGCTTTGACAAAAGCGGTTGAAAAAGGAACAGCAAAAAGTATCTATACTCCGAATCTTAAAATTGCGGGTAAAACGGGAACGGCAAGATTCGAATATTGGAAAGCTGGACCAATGAAGTATCAGGCGTCATTTGCAGGATTTTATCCGGCTGATAATCCGAAATATACGTGTATCGTAGTTGTGAATCAGCCTGATCCTTCAAAAGGATTTTACGGAGGAACGGTTTCTGCGCCGGTTTTCAAAGAGATTGCTGGAAAGACATTCTTGAAAACGCCTCTGAATGTTGAGAAAGATCTTTTGGTTGAACATAAAGTTAACCTTAATAAAATGACTGCACCAAATGTAAAGGTGAATGTCACAAGAGATTCGATGCCGAATTTGGTTGGAATGATTGGAAAGAATGTGATTCCTCAGCTTGAAAATCTGGGTTACAGAGTAGATTATAAAGGTGTTGGAAAAATTATGGGACAATTTCCTGCAGAAGGAGCGACTATTGGAAAGAACCAAAAGATTTATTTGAATCTTCAAAACTAA
- a CDS encoding FtsL-like putative cell division protein gives MAKQTTYNKQKKKLTFMDIIKGNFLNRDEVKAHYKYFLFIFGLLMVMIYSNHLVNKKIEHVNKLKEETEEYKSRNAYAQSRLIKIRMESELGKEMVQDSLVSLESHPMKLLIKVDSTDDKAAK, from the coding sequence GTGGCAAAGCAGACAACCTATAATAAGCAGAAAAAGAAACTCACTTTTATGGACATCATAAAAGGGAATTTTCTTAACCGTGATGAGGTCAAAGCCCATTACAAATATTTTCTGTTCATTTTCGGATTGTTGATGGTGATGATTTATAGTAATCACTTGGTTAATAAAAAAATAGAACACGTTAACAAGCTTAAAGAAGAAACGGAAGAATATAAATCCAGAAACGCTTACGCACAAAGTAGGCTGATAAAAATAAGAATGGAATCCGAACTGGGAAAAGAAATGGTTCAGGATTCTTTGGTGAGTTTGGAAAGCCACCCGATGAAATTATTGATAAAAGTAGATAGCACAGATGATAAAGCAGCCAAATAA
- the mraY gene encoding phospho-N-acetylmuramoyl-pentapeptide-transferase, with protein sequence MLYYLYEYLSSHGIHVPGMNLFKYISFRAAMAVLFSLIIAMAYGKRIINFLRRRQMGELVRDLGLEGQKQKEGTPTMGGLIIILATIIPVLLFTRITNIYIVLLIISVLWMGAIGFLDDYLKKVKKNKDGLSGKFKVIGQVGLGLIVGVTMYFHPDVEVKRKYADATVINRNNVEQNFMPDEKIPVSTVPFTKNNEFDYSGILFWMDDAKAHEWAWIVFIPIVIFIVTAVSNGANITDGIDGLAAGTSTVILLTLAFFAYVSGNMIFADYLNIMFLPHMGETTIFALALVGAVIGFFWYNTYPAQIFMGDTGSLMLGGVIAVLAIILRKELLIPVLCGVFLIENLSVILQVMVFKYRKRKYGLEYAQNNRLFKMSPLHHHYQKEGFHESKIVNRMIIIGVMLAIICLITLKTR encoded by the coding sequence ATGCTTTATTACCTATACGAATATCTTTCCAGCCACGGAATCCACGTTCCGGGAATGAACTTGTTCAAATACATTTCGTTCCGTGCGGCGATGGCAGTTTTGTTTTCGCTGATTATTGCGATGGCTTACGGAAAAAGGATCATCAATTTCCTGAGAAGAAGACAAATGGGAGAATTGGTAAGAGACCTTGGTCTTGAAGGACAGAAGCAGAAAGAAGGAACGCCGACAATGGGAGGTTTGATTATCATTTTGGCGACCATCATTCCGGTTTTGTTATTCACCCGAATCACCAATATCTATATTGTCCTTTTGATTATTTCGGTTTTGTGGATGGGAGCCATTGGATTTTTAGACGATTATCTCAAAAAAGTTAAGAAAAATAAAGACGGATTAAGTGGGAAATTCAAAGTGATTGGGCAAGTTGGGTTAGGCTTAATTGTCGGAGTTACAATGTATTTCCATCCTGATGTTGAGGTTAAGAGAAAATATGCAGACGCAACGGTTATCAACAGAAATAATGTAGAACAGAATTTTATGCCGGACGAAAAAATTCCGGTTTCCACGGTTCCTTTTACAAAAAATAACGAGTTCGATTACAGTGGGATTTTATTCTGGATGGATGATGCAAAAGCGCACGAATGGGCTTGGATCGTTTTCATCCCGATTGTAATTTTCATTGTAACAGCAGTTTCTAACGGTGCAAATATCACGGATGGAATTGACGGATTAGCTGCAGGGACAAGTACAGTGATTCTATTGACTTTAGCATTTTTTGCTTACGTTTCCGGAAATATGATTTTCGCAGACTATCTGAATATTATGTTTCTTCCGCATATGGGCGAGACGACGATTTTTGCGCTTGCATTGGTTGGAGCGGTAATAGGATTTTTCTGGTACAACACTTATCCGGCGCAGATTTTTATGGGCGATACAGGAAGTTTAATGTTGGGAGGTGTAATAGCCGTTTTAGCAATCATTCTAAGGAAAGAATTATTAATTCCCGTTTTATGCGGCGTGTTCCTTATCGAAAATCTTTCAGTGATTCTGCAGGTAATGGTTTTCAAATACAGAAAAAGAAAATATGGGCTGGAATATGCTCAAAACAATAGATTATTCAAAATGTCTCCATTACATCACCATTATCAGAAAGAAGGGTTTCACGAGAGCAAAATCGTAAACCGAATGATAATCATAGGTGTAATGCTGGCAATTATTTGTTTAATTACTTTAAAAACTAGATAA